One window of the Lycorma delicatula isolate Av1 chromosome 3, ASM4794821v1, whole genome shotgun sequence genome contains the following:
- the Rrp45 gene encoding exosome complex component Rrp45 has product MKFKDTLFSKYEKLFVNEVILNRKRVDGRSHDDYRKLDIQFGKEWGVCIVSLGETKVMAQVTCEVQQPKTIRPNEGLLFLNVEISQMAVPNIEQNVLSELHVHLSRLLEKCIKESHCVDLEALCIVAEEKVWNIRVDLTVLNYEGNMVGCCSVAAISALSHFRRPDVTIDGEKVFIHTSAEKDPIPLSMHHYPVAISYAIYDNGNCILADPTDLEERNSQAELVLGMNAYRELCGIHLSGTVLQELNVLLQCAQKAANTASELVQQIKTAIENDEQQRKEKSISCLVESIDVNRKLQLSQSRSFVLNMSSDEIIKEANKITASTAPANDVSVSDDEVIEIRSSGFKSSETFHKKRSKKRKNVEVSSWSNDENSDDETVKSVKEGKSKTDLSVKDKTKEKEVILSSEEDDIALVGEITTEDRIIERIELSGDSEEEDIVTMMPADIENITGEPSGGHVKYEND; this is encoded by the exons ATGAAATTTAAAGATACgttgttttcaaaatatgaaaaactgtttgttaatgaagtaatattaaatagaaaacgtGTTGATGGTCGATCTCACGATGATTATCGTAAATTAGATATACAGTTTGGTAAAGAATGGGGTGTTTGTATAGTTTCATTGGGTGAAACTAAAGTGATGGCACAAGTAACATGTGAAGTTCAACAACCAAAAACTATAAGACCTAATGaaggtttattgtttttaaatgtcgAAATTAGTCAAATGGCAGTACCTAATATTGAACAGAATGTGTTATCAGAATTACATGTTCATTTGAGTagattattagaaaaatgtattaaagaatcACATTGTGTGGATTTAGAGGCATTATGTATTGTAGCTGAAGAGAAAGTGTGGAACATTAGAGTTGATTTAACTGTTCTTAATTATGAAGGTAATATGGTCGGATGTTGTTCAGTTGCAGCAATTTCTGCCTTATCCCATTTTCGTCGTCCTGATGTAACTATTGATGGTGAGAAGGTCTTCATACATACTTCTGCTGAAAAAGATCCAATACCACTTAGCATGCATCATTATCCAGTTGCAATTTCTTATGCTATTTATGATAATGGTAACTGCATACTGGCCGACCCAACTGATTTAGAAGAACGTAACTCACAAGCTGAACTTGTAttag gcaTGAATGCATACAGAGAATTATGTGGTATACACTTATCTGGTACTGTATTACAGGAGTTAAATGTATTATTGCAATGTGCACAGAAAGCTGCAAATACTGCTTCTGAATTGGTTCAGCAAATAAAAACTGCTATTGAAAATGATGaacaacaaagaaaagaaaaatccatATCATGTCTTGTTGAAAGTATTGATGTTAATAGAAAGTTGCAGTTATCACAGAGTCGTTCCTTTGTGTTAAATATGTCCAgtgatgaaattattaaagaagCTAATAAAATAACAGCTTCAACGGCACCAGCCAATGATGTCTCTGTATCTGATGATGAAGTAATTGAAATTAGATCATCAGGATTTAAATCATctgaaacttttcataaaaaacgtagtaaaaaaaggaaaaatgtagaAGTTAGTTCGTGGTCAAATGATGAAAATTCTgatgatgaaacagtaaaatctGTTAAAGAAGGCAAAAGTAAAACTGACCTTAGtgttaaagataaaactaaagaaaaagaagtaattttgtcATCAGAAGAGGATGATATCGCCTTAGTTGGAGAAATAACTACTGAAGATCGTATTATTGAACGTATTGAATTATCTGGTGATAGTGAAGAAGAAGATATTGTTACAATGATGCCAGctgatattgaaaatattactggTGAACCAAGTGGGGGGCatgttaaatatgaaaatgattaa